The nucleotide window GCGCAGCTTTATCTTCCAGAACTTCGAAAAGGCACTGCTGACGGAGAATCCCGAGGAAAAGCAGGCGTTGATGAACATCGTGGTGGTGGGCGGCGGCCCCACGGGCGTAGAAATCAGCGGCTCCCTGGCCGAGATGCGCAAGCACGTGCTGCCCAAAGACTACCCGAGCTGGATCTGAGCAAGATGAAAATCATCCTGGTAGAAGCCGGGGCGGAATTGCTGGGCCCGATGTCAGTGAAGTCGCAGCAGGATGCCATGCGCTACATGCAGGAACTGGGCGTGGAAGTGCGGCTCAATACCCACATCAAAGGCTACGAGAACTGCCGGGCCTACTACTCCGAAACCGACTTTATTCCGACTGAAAACCTGATCTGGGCTGCCGGGGTGAACGGGGCCGCGGTACCGGGCATTCCCGAGGAGCTGGTAGCGCGCAACAAGCGCATCAACGTGAACCAGTGGAACCAGGTGCAGGGCCTACCCAACGTGTTTGCCATCGGCGACGTGGCCAACATGGTAACCGAGGAAATGCCTCGCGGCCTGCCCATGCTGGCGCCCGTGGCCCAGCAGCAGGCCGACCTGCTCGGCGACAACCTGCAGCGCATCATTAAAGGTCAGGCGCCAGTGCCGTTCGTGTACAAGAACAAGGGCGTAATGGCCATCGTAAGCCGCAACAAGGCGGTGGTAGACTTGCCCAAAG belongs to Hymenobacter cellulosilyticus and includes:
- a CDS encoding NAD(P)/FAD-dependent oxidoreductase; translated protein: MKIILVEAGAELLGPMSVKSQQDAMRYMQELGVEVRLNTHIKGYENCRAYYSETDFIPTENLIWAAGVNGAAVPGIPEELVARNKRINVNQWNQVQGLPNVFAIGDVANMVTEEMPRGLPMLAPVAQQQADLLGDNLQRIIKGQAPVPFVYKNKGVMAIVSRNKAVVDLPKDVHFSGILGWFTWLFVHLMTLVGFRNKVVAFVDWAFSYFSSDQALRLIIRPFSRRDVKDDQGKKKAEHATGTPQYNPTPPAIQTPAA